The following proteins come from a genomic window of Azoarcus sp. PA01:
- a CDS encoding DUF2069 domain-containing protein has translation MTLRALNFASSVLLVALIALCLLWEIWLAPLRPGGSWMMLKVLPLMPALFGVLKGRRYTYQWLSMLVLLYLVEGVVRASDPGLAGALAIAEAALAMLLFASAVLYARRSAPSRQRPENA, from the coding sequence ATGACGCTGCGGGCCTTGAACTTCGCATCGAGCGTCCTGCTCGTCGCCCTGATCGCGCTGTGCCTGCTGTGGGAAATCTGGCTCGCGCCGCTGCGCCCGGGCGGCTCGTGGATGATGCTGAAAGTGTTGCCGTTGATGCCGGCGCTGTTCGGCGTGTTGAAAGGGCGGCGCTACACCTACCAGTGGCTGTCGATGCTGGTGCTGCTGTACCTCGTCGAAGGGGTCGTGCGCGCGAGCGATCCCGGCTTGGCCGGAGCCCTCGCGATCGCCGAAGCGGCCCTCGCGATGCTGCTGTTTGCGAGCGCCGTGCTGTATGCACGGCGCTCGGCCCCGTCGCGCCAGCGGCCGGAGAACGCCTGA
- the wrbA gene encoding NAD(P)H:quinone oxidoreductase: MKEILVLYYSHRGSVRALAEHIARGIHQVPGVAARVRTVPRVSTVCEAVEDDIPAAGPPYAEARDLQECIGLALGSPTRFGNMAAPLKYFLDGLAGAWVNGTLAGKPAAVFTSTASLHGGQESTLLSMMLPLLHHGMLIVGLPYSEPELNATRSGGTPYGASHVSGADGNPEPSDDEMRLAVALGRRLASSALKLAER, encoded by the coding sequence ATGAAAGAAATCCTCGTCCTGTATTACAGCCACCGCGGCTCGGTGCGCGCGCTCGCCGAGCACATCGCCCGCGGCATCCATCAGGTGCCGGGTGTCGCGGCGCGCGTGCGCACCGTGCCGCGCGTGTCGACGGTATGCGAAGCCGTGGAGGACGACATTCCCGCCGCCGGGCCGCCGTATGCCGAGGCGCGCGACCTGCAGGAGTGCATCGGCCTCGCGCTCGGCAGCCCGACGCGGTTCGGCAACATGGCCGCGCCGCTGAAGTATTTTCTCGACGGGCTCGCCGGCGCGTGGGTCAATGGCACGCTCGCCGGCAAGCCGGCAGCGGTGTTCACGTCGACGGCGAGCCTGCACGGCGGGCAGGAATCCACGCTGTTGTCGATGATGCTGCCGTTGCTGCACCACGGCATGCTGATCGTCGGCCTGCCGTATTCCGAGCCGGAACTCAACGCCACGCGAAGCGGCGGCACGCCGTATGGCGCGAGTCACGTGTCGGGCGCGGATGGCAATCCCGAACCGAGCGACGACGAGATGCGCCTCGCCGTCGCGCTCGGGCGGCGCCTCGCGTCGAGCGCGCTGAAACTCGCGGAGCGGTGA
- a CDS encoding YihY family inner membrane protein codes for MMPLTAAREFMRLLAGRFLATRCPQVAGSLAFTTLLAIVPLVTVIIALFSNFPAFSRLGASLRTFLLENLLPERAGQIIATYAYQFSQQAAGLTLIGTVLLVLTALMLLMTIDHVFNHIWGVRRPRPLLTRLMVHWFAMTLGPLALGGTVLATGHLVATSIALAGEGSWLGETFARLVPTVLLGSLFSVLYYVVPNHPVRMLHALAGGVAAAVAFVLMQRLFGLFLVRMPTYTLIYGTFAALPIFLVWLYLSWVVILLGAALSATLPSFFERARILRAFPGDRAWAAVTMLIALAEAQHAGTTLPFATLQVGARVSSNEGEALLGEMRDAGWVAHTEEGNWLLSRQAAEIGLAAVVNRFALSPAAWREAAGDDEASRRIAEQLATALHCADLPLSALTSAGSRVQPG; via the coding sequence ATGATGCCGCTGACCGCCGCCCGCGAGTTCATGCGCCTGCTGGCCGGACGTTTCCTCGCCACCCGCTGCCCGCAGGTTGCCGGCAGCCTCGCCTTCACGACGCTGCTGGCGATCGTTCCGCTGGTCACGGTGATCATCGCCCTGTTCAGCAATTTTCCCGCGTTCTCGCGCCTCGGCGCGTCACTGCGCACTTTCCTGCTCGAAAACCTGCTGCCGGAGCGTGCCGGCCAGATCATCGCGACCTATGCGTACCAGTTCTCGCAGCAAGCGGCCGGGCTCACGCTGATCGGCACCGTGCTGCTGGTGCTGACCGCGCTGATGCTGCTGATGACGATCGACCACGTGTTCAATCACATCTGGGGCGTGCGTCGTCCGCGCCCGCTCCTCACCCGCCTCATGGTTCACTGGTTCGCAATGACCCTCGGCCCGCTTGCGCTCGGCGGCACCGTGCTCGCGACCGGCCATCTGGTCGCGACATCGATCGCGCTGGCCGGCGAAGGGTCGTGGCTCGGCGAAACGTTTGCCCGCCTCGTGCCGACCGTCCTGCTCGGTTCGCTGTTCAGCGTTCTGTACTACGTCGTCCCGAACCATCCGGTGCGGATGCTCCATGCGCTCGCCGGCGGCGTCGCTGCAGCGGTCGCGTTCGTGCTGATGCAGCGGCTGTTCGGGCTCTTCCTCGTCCGCATGCCGACCTATACGCTGATCTACGGCACTTTCGCGGCGCTGCCGATCTTTCTCGTCTGGCTCTATCTGTCGTGGGTCGTGATCCTGCTCGGTGCGGCGCTGTCGGCGACCTTGCCCAGCTTCTTCGAGCGCGCGCGCATCCTGCGCGCATTCCCCGGCGATCGTGCGTGGGCCGCGGTGACGATGCTCATCGCGCTCGCCGAAGCCCAGCACGCCGGCACCACGCTTCCGTTCGCGACGCTCCAGGTTGGCGCACGCGTCAGCAGCAACGAAGGCGAGGCGCTGCTCGGCGAGATGCGCGACGCGGGCTGGGTCGCGCACACCGAAGAGGGGAACTGGCTGCTGAGCCGGCAAGCCGCGGAGATCGGCCTGGCAGCGGTCGTGAACCGCTTTGCGCTGTCCCCGGCGGCCTGGCGCGAAGCTGCGGGCGACGACGAGGCCTCGCGGCGCATCGCCGAGCAGCTCGCCACGGCCCTGCATTGCGCCGATCTGCCGCTGTCCGCGCTGACTTCGGCCGGGAGCAGGGTTCAACCGGGATAA
- the rpsP gene encoding 30S ribosomal protein S16 — translation MVVIRLARGGAKKRPFYNIVAADSRNRRDGRFIERVGFYNPMAAESEKGLVVNAERLEYWKQHGAQLSPTVLRLAKQAAKAAA, via the coding sequence ATGGTCGTCATTCGCCTTGCCCGTGGTGGCGCCAAAAAGCGCCCGTTCTACAACATCGTCGCTGCCGATTCGCGCAACCGTCGCGATGGGCGCTTCATCGAGCGCGTTGGTTTCTACAACCCGATGGCTGCAGAGTCCGAAAAAGGCCTGGTCGTCAACGCCGAGCGCCTGGAATACTGGAAGCAGCACGGCGCCCAGCTGTCGCCGACGGTGCTCCGTCTGGCCAAGCAAGCAGCGAAAGCCGCTGCCTGA
- the rimM gene encoding ribosome maturation factor RimM (Essential for efficient processing of 16S rRNA) encodes MIVLGRIVAPFGVKGWVKVHPFGDDPLSWGEMPQWWLADDADAPESAWQPVELAGFKEHGAGLVAAFVGHGDRNAAEALQGRFIGAPREALPKPDADEYYWGDLIGLAVVNQADEALGTVEALMSTGAHDVLQVRDGDEERLIPFVAAYVLDVDLAARTIRVDWQKDW; translated from the coding sequence ATGATCGTACTGGGGCGCATTGTCGCCCCTTTTGGCGTCAAGGGATGGGTCAAGGTTCATCCTTTCGGGGATGATCCGCTGTCCTGGGGCGAGATGCCGCAGTGGTGGCTCGCGGACGACGCCGACGCGCCAGAATCGGCGTGGCAACCGGTCGAGCTCGCGGGGTTCAAGGAGCACGGCGCCGGACTGGTCGCAGCCTTCGTCGGCCACGGCGATCGCAATGCGGCCGAAGCGCTTCAGGGCCGTTTCATCGGGGCGCCGCGCGAAGCGCTGCCCAAACCCGACGCAGACGAATACTACTGGGGCGACCTCATCGGACTGGCGGTCGTCAACCAGGCCGACGAAGCGCTCGGCACGGTCGAAGCCCTGATGTCCACCGGCGCTCACGACGTACTGCAGGTGCGCGACGGCGACGAGGAACGGCTGATTCCGTTCGTCGCAGCTTATGTGCTCGACGTGGATCTCGCAGCGCGGACGATCCGTGTCGATTGGCAAAAGGACTGGTGA
- the trmD gene encoding tRNA (guanosine(37)-N1)-methyltransferase TrmD, with translation MNAPAAARRFDVITLFPEMFAALTASGITRRALERGLYEIAFHSPRDFVSDPHRTVDDRPYGGGPGMVMLAEPLEKAVDRARTAQAQALGTAGRVIYLSPQGRPLDHAKVVELTALPALTLLCGRYEGVDQRLIDRCVDEELSLGDFVLSGGELPAMVLLDAIVRQLPGALNDAESAQEDSFVDGLLDCPHYTRPEIYEGERVPQVLLSGNHAAIRRWRLKQALGTTWRRRPDLLDGRPLSKEELSLLEEFRHEQEGAEGGSA, from the coding sequence GTGAACGCCCCGGCGGCCGCAAGGCGCTTCGATGTGATCACGCTGTTCCCGGAGATGTTCGCAGCGCTGACGGCGAGCGGTATCACGCGGCGAGCACTGGAGCGCGGTCTCTACGAGATCGCCTTCCACAGCCCGCGGGATTTCGTCTCCGACCCGCACCGCACCGTGGATGACCGCCCGTATGGCGGGGGGCCGGGGATGGTGATGCTGGCCGAACCGCTCGAGAAAGCGGTCGACAGGGCAAGAACGGCGCAGGCGCAAGCGCTCGGCACCGCCGGACGCGTGATCTACCTGTCGCCGCAAGGCCGACCGCTGGATCACGCGAAGGTCGTGGAGCTGACCGCCCTGCCGGCGCTGACGCTGCTGTGCGGACGGTACGAAGGGGTCGATCAACGGCTGATCGATCGCTGCGTCGATGAAGAACTGTCGCTCGGGGACTTCGTCCTTTCGGGCGGCGAACTGCCGGCGATGGTGCTGCTCGACGCGATCGTGCGCCAGCTTCCCGGCGCGCTGAACGATGCGGAATCGGCGCAGGAAGACTCGTTCGTGGATGGGCTGCTCGACTGTCCCCACTACACGAGGCCGGAGATTTACGAAGGAGAGCGCGTACCGCAGGTGCTGCTCTCCGGCAATCACGCCGCGATCCGTCGCTGGCGGCTCAAGCAGGCGTTGGGCACAACCTGGCGACGGCGCCCCGACCTGCTGGACGGGCGCCCGCTGAGCAAGGAAGAATTGTCGCTGCTTGAAGAATTCAGGCACGAACAAGAAGGGGCCGAAGGCGGCAGCGCCTGA
- the rplS gene encoding 50S ribosomal protein L19 produces the protein MNLIQQLEQEEIARLTQNKTIPAFAPGDTVIVQVKVKEGTRERLQAYEGVVIAKRNRGLNSNFIVRKISSGEGVERTFQTYSPLVDSIEVKRRGDVRRAKLYYLRERSGKSARIKEKLNYKAPAAKKA, from the coding sequence ATGAACCTGATTCAGCAGCTCGAACAGGAAGAAATCGCCCGCCTCACGCAGAACAAGACCATCCCCGCGTTCGCTCCCGGTGACACCGTGATCGTTCAGGTGAAAGTCAAGGAAGGCACGCGCGAGCGTCTGCAGGCCTATGAAGGCGTCGTGATCGCGAAGCGCAATCGCGGCCTGAACTCCAATTTCATCGTCCGCAAGATCTCTTCGGGCGAAGGCGTGGAACGCACGTTCCAGACCTACTCGCCGCTGGTCGACAGCATCGAGGTGAAGCGCCGCGGCGACGTGCGCCGCGCCAAGCTGTACTACCTGCGCGAGCGCTCGGGCAAGTCGGCGCGGATCAAGGAAAAGCTCAACTACAAGGCGCCGGCCGCGAAGAAAGCCTGA
- the lptG gene encoding LPS export ABC transporter permease LptG: MNRVLTRYLAREILGATAMVLLAFLGLFVFFDFINELDVVGKDGYELHQALIFVLMLIPGRVYELLPVAVLIGTLYALTTLARHSEITVMRVSGMSTPAMLRALGGIGVIFVVLTFVIGEYVAPPAEQAAQQWRLTATHSAVSNQLRSGLWVKDGSRVVNVRTVLPDRSMEQVRIYDFDAQYALQSISEAATGQYDAAQQGWRLEGVRQTRFLDNRTDVVDLPELTWRSDLTPQVLSVLMVVPERMSVATLFAYITHLRENRQNADRYEIALWKKLVYPFAALVMMALALPFSFTHDRMGGVSMKVFLGVMLGIGFHLLNGLFSSLGVINSWQPALAALTPSALFLAAAAGMLVWVERR; this comes from the coding sequence ATGAACCGCGTGCTGACCCGCTATCTCGCGCGGGAAATTCTCGGCGCAACGGCGATGGTGCTGCTGGCTTTCCTCGGCCTGTTCGTGTTCTTCGACTTCATCAACGAGCTCGATGTGGTCGGCAAGGACGGTTATGAACTGCACCAGGCACTGATTTTCGTCCTGATGCTCATCCCGGGCCGGGTGTACGAGCTGCTGCCGGTGGCGGTGCTGATCGGCACGCTGTACGCGCTGACGACGCTCGCGCGCCACTCCGAAATCACCGTCATGCGCGTGTCCGGGATGTCCACGCCCGCGATGCTGCGCGCCCTCGGGGGGATCGGCGTGATCTTCGTCGTGCTGACGTTCGTCATCGGCGAATACGTCGCCCCGCCTGCCGAGCAGGCGGCGCAGCAGTGGCGGCTGACGGCGACCCATTCGGCAGTGTCGAACCAGTTGCGCTCCGGGCTGTGGGTCAAGGACGGTTCGCGCGTCGTCAACGTGCGCACGGTGCTGCCCGATCGCAGCATGGAGCAGGTGCGGATCTACGATTTCGATGCGCAATACGCGCTGCAGTCGATCAGCGAGGCGGCGACCGGGCAATACGACGCGGCGCAGCAGGGGTGGCGGCTCGAAGGGGTGCGGCAGACGAGATTCCTCGACAACCGCACCGACGTCGTCGATCTGCCCGAACTCACGTGGCGCTCGGATCTGACGCCGCAGGTCCTGAGCGTGCTGATGGTCGTTCCGGAACGCATGTCGGTGGCGACACTCTTCGCGTACATCACCCACCTGCGCGAGAATCGCCAGAACGCCGATCGTTATGAAATCGCGCTGTGGAAGAAGCTCGTCTATCCGTTCGCGGCGCTCGTCATGATGGCGCTGGCGCTGCCGTTTTCCTTCACCCACGACCGCATGGGCGGAGTCAGCATGAAAGTGTTTCTCGGTGTCATGCTCGGTATCGGCTTCCACCTGCTGAATGGCCTCTTTTCGAGCCTCGGCGTCATCAACAGCTGGCAACCGGCGCTCGCGGCGTTGACGCCGAGCGCGCTGTTCCTCGCCGCGGCAGCGGGGATGCTGGTCTGGGTCGAACGGCGCTGA
- the lptF gene encoding LPS export ABC transporter permease LptF, whose amino-acid sequence MIFSRALQREFFQSAAGVFVALFAILITVVLIRLLGQAAGGRLPSDAVLALIGFGSLSRLPIVLSLTVFIAVLLSLSRSYRDSEMVVWFASGLPLTAFIRPVLRFALPIVFTIAAVTLFVAPWAQLKSAQYQARIDARNDASRIAPGVFRESVGAQRVFFVETGAGEDGKVRNVFVSTEKDGRLDVIVSAEGSLRTDADGDRFVVLEKGRRYEGEPGSPEYRVLEFDRYSVLVEEREAAGPASRASTTPTLELLTDPTPRQLGELLGRIGMPVAALLLALMAIPLSFVNPRAGRANNLLFAILTYLVYSNAISVFQAWVSQGRLRFELAVWLPHVVVLAVLALMFYRRLAISPFWRARA is encoded by the coding sequence ATGATTTTCAGCCGCGCTCTTCAGCGTGAGTTCTTCCAGTCGGCCGCAGGCGTGTTCGTGGCGCTGTTCGCCATTCTGATCACCGTGGTGCTGATTCGCCTGCTCGGTCAGGCCGCCGGCGGGCGCCTGCCGTCCGATGCGGTGCTCGCGCTGATCGGCTTCGGTTCGCTGAGCCGCCTGCCGATCGTGCTGTCGCTGACGGTGTTCATCGCGGTGCTGCTGTCGCTGTCGCGCTCGTACCGCGATTCCGAGATGGTCGTCTGGTTCGCCTCCGGGCTGCCGCTGACGGCGTTCATCCGTCCCGTGCTGCGCTTTGCGTTGCCGATCGTGTTCACGATCGCGGCGGTGACGCTGTTCGTTGCGCCGTGGGCGCAGCTGAAGAGCGCGCAATACCAGGCGCGAATCGATGCGCGCAACGACGCCTCGCGCATTGCGCCCGGAGTGTTCCGGGAGTCGGTCGGCGCGCAGCGGGTGTTCTTCGTCGAAACGGGAGCGGGCGAGGATGGCAAGGTTCGCAACGTCTTCGTCAGCACCGAGAAGGACGGACGGCTCGATGTCATCGTGTCGGCCGAAGGATCGTTGCGCACCGACGCGGATGGCGACCGTTTCGTCGTCCTCGAGAAAGGCCGCCGCTACGAGGGCGAGCCCGGTTCGCCCGAATACCGCGTGCTCGAGTTCGACCGCTACAGCGTCCTCGTCGAGGAACGCGAAGCGGCAGGACCGGCATCGCGCGCCAGCACGACACCGACGCTGGAACTGCTGACCGACCCAACCCCGCGCCAGCTCGGCGAACTGCTCGGGCGTATCGGCATGCCGGTCGCCGCGCTGCTGCTGGCGCTGATGGCGATCCCGCTGTCGTTTGTCAATCCTCGCGCGGGGCGCGCGAACAACCTGCTGTTCGCGATCCTGACGTATCTCGTCTACAGCAATGCGATCAGCGTGTTCCAGGCGTGGGTGTCGCAGGGCCGGCTGCGGTTCGAGCTGGCAGTATGGCTGCCGCACGTCGTCGTTCTCGCGGTTCTCGCGCTGATGTTCTATCGGCGGCTGGCGATTTCCCCGTTCTGGCGAGCCCGCGCATGA